The genomic window GCATACATCGGCCGCTGATGGTTCCGCTATGGGCGTTATTGTCACGAGGTAAGCATCGATATTCACATTCAGTTACATGTACCGAGAACAGAAGTTTATGGAATAAGTAGTTTCGTCCGTCGTTAATAATCCAAGTAATAGAACCAAATCTCAAAAAGTCCCGCAATGAAATAGAGACCAAATTCAAATAGGAACTCAATTAATTACCTCAAAGTAAATTTCCCGTTAATGTCCGTCTATTAAACAAGGGTCGTCTCTTCTGCTCAGGAGAGTTCTGTGATAGAATTTCACCCAACACATGAACAGTGAAACGTCAAAAGTTATATcattcaatacaaattaaaaaagtataatccGAAAATGTTCTGAATTCTTCCGTAGTCTCAACTGTTCTGCAGATCTGTTGCGATGTAGCGCGCAATTATACCATAAAGGTATACTTTATATATCGGGAGTGTGTTAGTTTGAAAATCCCTGTTTACTTTCATCGCAGCGATGAAGctacaaaattgtttaaaactaCCGAACACGCTATGAATTATAGGATCTATTGATTTGGCGGTAACATAAATGTCACTACAggcttagttcccaaggttggcggcgcgtTGACGTTGTAACGTAAGGGATgagggttaatatttcttagagtacCAATGTGGCGGcggtgaccacgtaccatcaggtggcctgttGCCGCTCCGTCTATTTTCTATATgttatacgttattttattcgttattatgattaataattgaatgagcctataattacaaatacctactatttgtaattataggctcattaaattatttactaaactaAAATTACTACACTTCGCTATCGTTAACTTATAGAATGTattaaatgaattgtttttttttgcgaaATATTACATTTGACCAACGGCTATGAcgttcaagattttttttgttattaacacTCGATGGTCTCGACGGAAGTTTCCAGATCGTTAATGGATTGGATTACTCATAGCATCATTGGCGTACACCTATCTCAGTACACTAGCGTTAACGTCACAACGTTCCGTAGGTTTAGTTAGAGTTTAAAACCATTTCTAACTTTAACTTAAACTGatactgattttttaaaatgcatAACTAATAACCTCGACAAACCGCCAATTAAGTAACAAGTCGATCGAAGTAGACAAAATCACAAActgtgaatttttattttacagtgtttattttattacaaatttaaattgtgaatgtctataattataataattgtgtttttattgttttacaagACGTTACATACATCGgagagttttatttaaattagtgaaTGTGTGTTGTGTCGTATAAACATGTGATGAAATaagaagttattatatttattaaaataatcagaataattttattattaaatgcatgcaattgaaaactatttttattaattacgccGAAGATGTGTAACTTCTGACGCGCGTAGGGTATAAATAACCGCAGcttatttacaaactttataagttaaaattctATCgcttcaatttatataatgcaAAGGtcgaattattgtttaatatgtcacatttcaaaatgtaatataacatattttcattCACGTGCACCGTTGAAGTAAAACACGCTTCATTTATTAACTCAATGAAAATATCCTTAAGATTATACATTCGTTACATTGGTTTTCAAATTCGATTTAATTGtccaaataaaattatcgaatGTTTAAATGTTGTCGCCGTGAAGATCGCAGATATGTACTCTTGCAGTAAAATAAGCGGCGTGACCCAAATAAAGCTCAGaacatttttagtataataacaCGGTTTTGCATAAAGTAGCAGTCGCTGCAAGGTTACCGGCATAAGTCCTGATATTACACAGAAATAGTaacgaaaataattcaattatcagCGACCGGCCTTATTGAAGAATTTTGTTTATCCGACACGTagacttatttatattagacGTCGTTGTATTAATTTCCGTTTATGATTTTCAGTCGTATCTCtttgtaaatttacaattaatttgtaatttaattgctaTATCTGTTATAGTTGAAAATGTAGTCattaaattatacgtaaaatacataagtattaaaatCGGCAGAAAGATTGGTGCGTTTCAAAATGAAGTGGTCTTGATAGAcgacaataaaagtaaataccATCTCATGACGTTCAGCATATCGTTTTCTTAACAAGTTTTatactcatatataaataaattcaaatatgttaaatataatttaaccaaGTTAAATATCATGAAACTCTTAACTCTCGACTGTTGTACAAATTTACAATGTAATGCTTTAGTAAGTATAATAGTAAAGTTAAGTCcgcaatatataaaatgaatttcatttgtaaaaacatacaaatcgtttattataataatatattcataaaataaatgtgctCGCTTAATGAAATTTCCCGTgacttacttaaatatatgtCAAACTACTTTATTCTCTTGTCAAAGTTAACCTCAGCAAAATGGGTCTTACACAATTTTCATCTCTTTTATCTCGTGCGACGAGGCGGCATTGAAACGGATAGCATACTCGTTgaaaatcacatttaaatatatccgATGAGAAACGAAAATATCtaaggtatttaattaaaataatacgtcaAGCTATTAAACGAATTCAAAGAAACTATTTTGCTATAATATGTTATGATATTGCGTGTCAAGAGACAATGAATTAAGTGataacattttcttaataattattatactttcattataaatatttattctaaaatagattaaacataattatgctatgtacattaaaaaaaaaaaaacgaacgtaAAATATCGCGCTGAAATCTACAAGTTTATGAATAGAATATgtagcttaaaataatatattgtgtaaatattataaggcATTGGGtcaaaaatacctttaaataaccttaaattataatgtcCTTAATATGATAGTTTgcaagttggtggcgcattgacgccAACGTATATCATACTATTGATCCATTTGTCTTCccatcttaaataatatatatattcataatgttCTAATTGACATACTAGAATTATTTGATTGGAAATATATTATCcttgaagaaaaaaaatgttaattaatgttACTTAATTCATGAATaccgaatattataatatttgacgtTTGCTTTatagcttatttaaaaaatatacgaatacaCTGAATCTAGACACAAtgtacttaattaaatacaacatttaaaCAGCTTTAGAATAACATAGTCGATATTGAAGTCTTCAAGGTCACAGCGTGTAATAAAATTGTGagaatttaattcttaaaaatgacgTAGCTACACacgaattgtaaaaaaaacacttcttgTATctctttagtaataaatatttatattaccctcgaaataaatataattatataaatacaatctcGAGATATTATGACATCAAAAAatttacatcattttataacttTCCTTCGTGTAATGTCGAAGTAatctacataaaattaattactgagatttctgataaaaataattaaggtaTGAGTTgctttattagaattattatacataacaatgtgaagaaattttcaaatgaaaaataataagtgtttaatatttaaagagtaaCAGAGGTAGGCAGACGTACAGTAACTGAAGATACCAAGAACGTTCACCTAATGCCGGCCAAGTTTTGCATATTATAGAATTTCTCAAGTAGATGCAAGAGTggctgatgttttttttaagttgtcatgtaaaaaaatattgctctgTGCAACTTAGTCACTCTTTGCTTCTGTCTTTTAAACTTTGCCTTCAAAGTTTTAATGATTTCTCTGTATATCGTTATGTAAATTAACACTAAAGTAACATCACGATATATTTCTATAGGTTATCTCAAGCGTTTTCTTTACTGTATTGTAGAGTACTAGATGATTTTTGGTGCGAAATTAATTCGATTAAGTTTTGATTGAGAATGCAAACTAGGGTTCGTTGCAGTAGTTATtaaaaaacagcaatactacaGATGTTCTTTACAGCTcccttaagtaaataaataatgaacattatatttaaacaattcatttttataaagaactaGCTGAACTAGTGGCTTTACTGGCGCGAAATTTAACTTTACACCCTCGAGGGATGAGTGAAAAGTAGCCTCTGTCCTTCCTCGAGACCCTCACTATTTCCAGACCAAATTTCAAGTAATTGGTTTCAGCGTttaaagcgtgaagaggtaacacagagttattttcgcatttataatattcgtgtaGAGGAGGCCGTAAGTCATTTTCTTACAATTCTTATTTGAGATATTATAATAGGATTTCTTCCTTGAAAATCAACACTTAATATACCTGAATTTTTGTAAAACAACGTTCTATATGAATTGTgtctataaattgtattataaaagttCAAAAAACTTAATTCTGACTTAATCGCCAATCCAGTAAATTCTCCAGCaacaagtaattatatttatcgtattattatgtaaataaaaattgcgcATTCGGATTCTGCTTTAATTTTTACGTCCATCAATGCCTGTTTTGAAACCTTTGTCCGATGATTTTCACGTTGTCCACTTAAACCCGATTGAGTAATACCAGTTGAATGAAATTGTCCGTTTACAGTTCGAATTGGAATGCCGTTAATCCTcgcactatttttaaatatatttctcttttactgtaaaaatatgatttcgtattttataacgattcgatgattaaaatattcattttaagtgttgaaagtaaaaacaatacatttgcTTTGTAAGTTACttactacaaatttaaattttattattataataattacattatgttCACTTACATAAAATTGGTTGCAGAACTAGAGCAATTTTTTAGTACCTAGTTATACAGTTCTGATCACTGATAGAATAAAAAGGAAGAGGTAAATTGACGCCtaaaaatcattgttttatttaaagtgaatCAGACTGAGAGCAACAAGAaaataaaaggaatattttttaatgtcttaaatttattgcaataatttagCTGTGGGTATATGTATTTAcagcaaaaataatatgtttgataTTGGCAAAAAATCTCACGTTTAAATTTAACAGACATTTTTCAACATTAGAAAGTTACAGTTTATTCAGAATTCCGAAGAACAATGAACTCGATAAAAAGTAAACTTTGTCGAGTCTGCGGCGCATTTGACTAACTTTGTTATCTAAAGTTTTCAATTCATTCGGTCTCATTCTGTAGCCACCTGGCGGAAGTATGCGTTTCTGACATCTAGCGgaaaatactaaacaaaattTCCATAAGTTACATGGGCGGACTTCGGTTTGTATTGATATTAGTATTCAGGAGTAGATGTCGCTGttattggttaaaatttttcattcattacaGCGACATCTACTTTTGTAACCGGGATAATAGAATAGTGACTTGActtgtattaaatgtattacgagttactgattaaaaataacataagtagttaacataatgtatatttattcataaaaatagattaaaaatatgtaatcggTTACAGATCGTCAATGTTGGCTCATTGCCGAATGCTCTCCGTGGCCTGCAACTACACGGAGGGAGAGCACATGGTCTGCGTTCTGGACTTCAAGAGGGAGACGGGGCTGTGGCATGCAGTTCTTGCGAGTGTTCTAAACGGAATGCACGTTATATTCATTCCATATGCCCTGATGAAAGTTAGCCCAGCATCGTGGATGCACATGATCACAAAATACAGGttcgatatattttagtaatcgTTTTGTTCGTTACATAGAtgcatcttaaaatatttacctattatAACAAAACTGCACTCGGCGTAGGTGAAGAGccattttttatggtatttaatttaaatttgaacggTCATTTAATACCAATTTACTATTACGAGATGATGAAACCAAAGAAGTGACTCAATACGTCGGAATAGCGATGTGACTAATGTGTCTTGAGAGTAATTCATTTTAAGTAAGACGGAGTCATGAATTAAAGAAATGTGACACTCACCAGGGCATCGGTGGCTATCGTCAAGTCACGTGACTTGCACTGGGGCCTCTTGGCAACGCGTGACCACAAAGAGATCTTACTTAGCTCTTTGAGAATGCTGTTGGTGGCTGACGGGGCGAATCCTTGGTCTTTGTCCTCATGCGATCAATTTCTCTCCGTATTCCAGAGTAAAGGTAAGTTTACAAGTATTAGGTATCGTTTATATGGTACAACGGCCATTACTGATTGGctgtattaaagtaattttaagtatttggtcgacatttaattatcttttcacacgttaattcatataaattatatcgacCTAGGGTTAATTTAGGTAAGTTTAAGTTTAAGGATTTATGTccaataaatcatatatttctatttatattttcacgaATTATTAACTTCATCCTATAATGctgtaatgaaaattaatgaaatatattttgcacaAACTAGGCACAGACATACACAATGTAACGTTCACGTGCAGGAGTTCGCGGCGACGCAATATGCCCGTGCGCGTGCAGCAGCGAGTCGTTGACGGTGTGCGTGCGGCGCGCAGGTCGCGGGGGCTCGTCCGCCGGCCGCGGCGTACTCTCCATGTCCGGCCTCTCGTACGGCGTCGTGAGGGTCGACGCGGAGAACTCTCTGACGTCACTCACGCTGCAGGATTGTGGACAAGTCATGCCCTCATGTAAGCTGACGTCGGGTGTGTCATTGGAAACGTGGGAAATAAACACCTCTACAAGACGTAAATATTAAGTGGAATACTGAAagcgataaaaaaattacattgattCCGCCAATCTATTCTATTtcatatatcttaaaaatatatttattttaaataggtgTCATCGTAGTTGTGAAAATGGAAGGCCTCGCGTATCTTTGCAAGACAGATGAAGTTGGTGAAATCTGTGTGCTCTCTGGCGCGACCGGCTCAGGATACTGGGGCCTGCCGGGTCTCACCAATACGGTATTCAGGGTTCAGCCTCTCGACGCTGATGGTGAGCCGATCGGAGAAGAACATTATGTTCGGAGCGGTCTACTCGGATTCCTGGGTCCTGGAGGTAAAATTAATGGTTTTTTCGTCATATTATAACGACTAGCATCAGACGTACAACCTGTCATTATCGCACTTAAAATTTGTTATCTGTATATCAACAGCGCACTGTGATCTTAACACTTTGGtaatcgaaaataataaagaactatTTTTCTTCTAACAAACAGGCTTAGTATTCGTATGTGGATCTCGCGATGGCCTGATGACTGTCACGGGCAGGAAGCATAACATGGACGATATTATAGCGACAGTACTTGCCGTGGAGCCCATGAAATTTATATACAGGGGACGTATAGCCGTGTTCTCGGTGCGAGTGTTGCGTGACGAGAGAATCTGCATCGTAGCGGAACAACGACCTGACTGTGGAGAGGAAGAGGTATAGTGTACTATTGTGCTCGGGCAGACTTGATCGTATCAGCTGTTAGCTATGACAATATGGCAATgttacgataaatatatttttactttgcttctattttatcaatttagtttttttttttttttataattcatactcAGGATTACCGATGACGTTTATAGTTTGAAGTCACAGTAACAAATCTTATTAATCTCATATGCAGTCTTTTCAATGGATGTCCCGCGTGTTGCAAGCAGTCGACTCGATCCACCAAGTGGGAATATATTGCCTGGCTCTGGTGCAACCTAATTATCTCCCCAAAACGCCGCTCGGAGGCATACACCTCAGTGAATGTAAGAGGCGATTCCTCGAAGGAACGTTGCATCCAGCCAATGTACTGATGTGTCCGCACACGTGTGTGACAAATCTACCCAAACCGAGAGAAATCCATTCAGGTATATTTACTTAGTAGTATGTTCGTATTGCGTCGttatatttgaaatcaatttaaagaaatatttttcagctaactataatttttttacagatgTTGGCCCAGCTTCTGTCATAGTTGGTAACTTGGTCCAAGGTAATCGCCTTGCATCAGCTCAAGGGCGAGATATGGGATACACTGACGACTCGGATGCGGCACGaaaggtatttataatattttttattattaaatgaatttattttaattaatatttgcaattaaatatttttattttttcacagtACCAATTCATATCACAAATATTGAGATGGCGAGCTCAGAGTACTTCCGACCATGTGATATTTACATTGCTCAATTCAAAAGGTGCTGTATCAAAAGTGCTCACATGCGCCGAATTACATAAGAAAGCAGAGAGAATCGGTAATCTATTATTAGAAAAAGGTCGTGTCAATACAGGGGACCACGTAGCTCTGATATTTCCTCCGGGACTTGATCTCATTTGCGCATTCTACGGTTGTTTGTATGTTGGCGCAGTTCCGGTGACAATTAGACCACCCCATCCTCAAAACCTACACACCACGTTGCCAACGGTTCGCATGATCGTTGACGTCAGCAAAGCGACGCTAGTCCTATCCAATCAATCTGTGATAAAACTGCTCAGATCTAAAGAAGCTAGTAACGTCCTCGATAGCAAAGCTTGGCCTATTACCCTCGACACTGACGACATGCCCAAGAAGAAATTACCTATATTGTACAGAGCCCCTACTGCTGAAATGCTCGCATATTTAGACTTCAGCGTTTCAACTACTGGAATGTTAGCTGGGATCAAATTGTCACACGCTGCCGTTACTTCCCTCTGCCGCTCTATGAAGATAGCATGTGAACTTTACCCCTCACGGCATATAGCTCTGTGCTTGGACCCATATTGCGGTCTCGGATTTGCCCTCTGGTGCCTCAGCAGTATATATTCAGGACATCACTCCATTCTCATTCCCCCATCTGAAGTTGAAATAAATCCAGCACTCTGGTTAAGTGCAGTGTCCCAGTATAAAGTCCGCGATACATTCTGTTCATACGGTGTAATGGAATTATGTACGAAAGGATTAGGCAGCTCCGTCAATCAACTGAAAAGCAAAGGAATTAATTTAGCTTGTGTTAGAACATGCGTCGTCGTCGCTGAAGAACGACCAAGGATCAATTTGACCAATTCCTTTTCGAAACTTTTCTCGGCTCTTGGTTTAAGTCCACGAGCTGTATCTACGTCATTCGGATGTCGCGTCAACATAGCTATATGCCTACAAGGAGCATCCAGTCCAGAGCCTTCCACGGTATATGTAGACCTAAGGGCTTTGCGTAACGACCGCGTGTCATTGGTGGAACGTGGTAGTCCACACTCTCTCTGTCTGATGGAATCTGGCAAATTGTTGCCGGGCGTGAAAGTGATAACTGCTAATCCGGAAACTAAAGGACAATGTGGAGATTCTCATTTGGGTGAGATATGGGTGCAGTCACCACATAATGCAAGCGGTTACTTTACAATTTACGGCGACGAAAGCGATTACGCCGACCATTTCAGTGCTCAACTAGTCACTGGAAATACGGGGGAAGTTTATGCAAGGACGGGATACTTAGGATTTTTAAGAAGAACAGAGATTAGCACGACCAGTGTCGGAGGTGATGACAGCTCGATAATGACTCGTGACAGCGACACGGAATCGTTGGCTTCCGCCTGTGCAAGCATGTCTGGTCTAACTTCTGCAGATTCTCATGATACCCACGACGCAGTGTTCGTGGTGGGTGCTCTCGATGAAACAATTATGCTCCGTGGAATGCGATACCATCCCATTGACATTGAGAACTCGGTTATGAGGTGCCATAAGAAGATTGCAGAATGGTGCGTAcattgttactattttttaggtcgtatgttataatatattcaaatttgtattgaaatgaATACTACACTAGTGTAGTGTAAATAACAAGTTCACTTACTTCATGAACAGTAATTATATCGAGTAAAAGTTAACACTTTTGTGGTTGCCTTACTAACTTACTATCGTAACAAATTATCAAAATGGCTGTGTAAGTAATGTGGTCAGTTCCACGCGAATGTAAGGTTACATTAAACCTTCAATAAAAATTTCATCATCCCGAAAAGTTTATGTTGCCctttttttacttaaacattttgatattagttaaaattactATCAATTTTAGTATATTGGAGTAACCATATCACAAGCTAGGTATTGCCTATAAACTTTAATCGctgttatttgaattttacttaTAGCAAGTAATTTCTagtattctatattaaataaagttcatttCACTTTATTATGCATGAAAAAACTGGGTTAAGATTATGTTGTTTTAacgttatgtttaataaatgtatttaaacatatgTTTACAGCTTACAAATAAGTGAATAAAATTTTCTAAGatgaacaaatttattttttcagtgcCGTCTTTACGTGGACTAATTTACTTGTGGTAGTGGTGGAACTTGACGGAAACGACAGTGAAGCCCTGAACCTGGTCCCTCTGGTAACGAATACTGTCCTTGAAGAGCACCACCTCATCGTGGGTGTCGTGGTCGTCGTCGACCCTGGAGTCGTCCCCATCAATTCTCGCGGCGAGAAACAACGTATGCACCTCCGGGACGGATTTCTCTCTGACCAAATCGATGCAATATATATCGCATATAACATGTAAATCAATAATCACATTATGATCATTTCGCACGATTGACTATGTACTTGTACGCTAGTTGACGTTCTAGTGACGCGGTCGATGGTGTGATATGAGCAGTCCCATCGTTAATTGTAAGTTTCcggtgaattttaaatttatttaatgcagCTAACCAATTCGACTGTTCTAgtgttatgtttaatatattactcgATGTGACATATTTATGTATCTCGATCAGAGCATGACGTGTCTTTTGCAATAAATCATTTCTTTAattgttgataaatatttaaaagcaaagcTTTATATGGAGTTTATTTACTGCAAATACATTACGGGCTTGGGCTATTCAGATGTATTGAATTGTGTCGaactacaattttaatattttgttaatatttccaaTCGGTTTTGTCGCAATGTAAATTACCtaatatagttaattaaaaattttacataatttataatcacGAGACTGACGTGATTCTAAATTcgctcattaaaatattttatttacgtgaaATCTAATTAGTTAAAGATTGCGTTACTGTTTTCTTTGAACATTCAGAATTgttgtattatgttttaataaggtAAACAATTGGGTATTTGACATACCatttctttaaatgtaaaaatgttaatcaGTAGTCTTAATATCTCTTTCGCAGGCAAAGATAATGCgctctataataatatcattataaaatagtaataatacgttactttaaaaatttgaaatctCAATCTGAATAGTTTAATCGTGCCTCCATTCACAATATTGTTTATCGAATTTAATCAGtcaaatatctaattatattgttGTGATTATTATGAAGAAAGTAATTTCTAATGCTAGTtagtatgtaaatgtaattgtattactactggtaatattatatttagagttAGTAATTATTGGATAGACAAAAATGTATTGCATTTAATGTGTTGAGTTCCACGTTTGTTTTATCGTTGACAATAAATTTCACAGGTCGGTATTCTGAGATGCTACACAAAAAATGCTTTACTAAAAcatgcaacatttttttttatgtggtaGCGAGTAGGTTTGTCAGTGAGCTTGTCTTTAAGTAGTTTGGCATTCCGATTGCCTGTCTGTAGTTTATTGAAGACTGTATTTACAACAGAGGAGGAGTGGTGTTATAATACTTGTAAGACAGTCTGTGTGTATTTAtatcacaatttttaatataatatattatagtactaAACGCTATAACCTACAAGTCTCTTTCGACTACGAACTTCGCACATTACTTTCATATCTGTGCCAATAATCTCGCTATAGTAGCTGTTTAAAATATGtgtcatataaaaacaattcaaatattacGTAAAGGATGATCGGTGGTGAAAATCCTGTTCGATATCTATGTATTATGCATATTTGACAATTACTGAACAAAgcattttatagatatattataataaatctaattttatctAGGTTAATCCtgcaattacattaattttaggGAAATCTATGTTTTAAAATCACATAGATTATTTCAGGCCCGTTTCATAAACTTGTTACtttgatatttatcaatttatggctagatttattttgtctttattgGATTATAAAATAGTGTGCTACTTGATATTCCCAATGCActacatttgtattattattttaatatcacaaataaatttagttacaagaacaagtatttatatatgtaatagtaCTAGTCCATGTCTACTGCTCGGCCATTTTAAATAAGCGTACAGCAGATTTAAAAGCACAACTTTTCATAGCACCACATAGCTAGAAACCGGAGGCATTCTTTAGGAAAATCAGTGTAGTCGATTTAAGCTAGTGTataacatttcttttattttttatttccattccAGTTTagcctatgttataaaaaatatcaagaaaaattaaatttattttcatctacacattagattttattatttactgatattcttttattttgtaattatttattgctaaattgtacatataattttgttgtttatttttatgtttaatatttggaTGACAATGTCAATGGATGATTAATAAGAaatgaattgatttatataatttaatacggTATTCAAAATTCCTTTAATCTTCTctactttataaaagtataatttttatcatattttgaaaCGTAGTCatgttacaaaataagtatACAAGTAGATATGTAACTTGGGTTAATGAACATTATCTTATTtgtaattcttatataataatgcaAAATGTATTGGTTCGAGGTCCTGCAGAATAATTAAATCATGAAACCTCAGTAATATTGGatattaaaactacaaataattttaattattatgatgacattaataatgttaaatgtcTTTACAAGTTTATAACGCAcaaaattgtaaacattttggCAACTTTTTGGgaatcaaaagatttttaagatTCTCGctcttttaatgttttactttattgCAAAGAATAGTCTGTTAGGACTTTGTAACCGCTTTtataattgtgatttttttctgatACATGAGTAAATAAACGTGCAtcctgaatatatttttttctgactccttttttaatatatagctaGCTCCATATACTTAGAATTTTTTTCcactatatctatttaaaagaaagtgagtaaagaaacttaaaaaataggtttttaGCAAATGTTTTGCAATTGCCTCAGCAATTGAAATATGAATGTGAACAGACTTGAGACTGCGTATTGCATGCCATAGCTTGCACAAGCTGTTCGGGTTACTTGTAGTTTTATCGTCAATATAGGAAAAAGAGAGGGAGTTATCTcctattttaattgatataatatgcCTCAATAAACCACGATAATGAACTTATAGGCACTCAGGTGCGAAATTTGATAGTTTAAGTTTGGGAATGAGTGGCTATGGCATCTAATTATACAGCCTAATTttgttcatataaaatactCTAGTGACCATACAGACTCAATAAACTATTCcctaacaaaaacaattaagaGCTGACTTTAATATTATgcctacatttttaattaagcacAAGAATAATATGCCATTTAACATCAGTTAACTGCCATTAATTAGATATTCTTTTATTCTtgaggaaaataatatttttcaatatagtaAGATTATTTACATCAGTTCAGACTT from Vanessa tameamea isolate UH-Manoa-2023 chromosome Z, ilVanTame1 primary haplotype, whole genome shotgun sequence includes these protein-coding regions:
- the LOC113404238 gene encoding disco-interacting protein 2 isoform X5; the encoded protein is MADLSVDISKLPDEIRDKLAELDLELSEGDITQKGYEKKRTRLLAPYVAQHQPQEVRQEAVQQALAEMQNRPKPSLPMPSKRTSMMAKSPDRERHDLSSSSDEDSCAGDSELPPPPELGSPPARRAAAPHPRGHPPPLPQLHHQRDKKHAPREKTEIDLSDITHLPAYIQPDVTHTTSGARRGGALIADRVQCYAQPEDTGTGTGRWKVSAKIQQLLNTLKRPKRRPLPEFYEDDDIELEIAANPKDPNAPKPEGGTMTPAVGEQLVVPAGLPRNLEAALQRYGTASFKANVATVLDPNGKLSNSLTYGKLLSRSLKIAHAVLNKTFTSKSSSGGPLTGDNSIKPGDRVALVYPNNDPINFMCAFYGCLQAGIVPVPIEVPLTRRDAGLQQVGFLLGSCGIQYALTSDACLKGLPKTSSGDVVSFRGWPSLQWVSTEKLPRPPRDWIPPPRPAEDSPAHIEHTSAADGSAMGVIVTRSSMLAHCRMLSVACNYTEGEHMVCVLDFKRETGLWHAVLASVLNGMHVIFIPYALMKVSPASWMHMITKYRASVAIVKSRDLHWGLLATRDHKEILLSSLRMLLVADGANPWSLSSCDQFLSVFQSKGVRGDAICPCACSSESLTVCVRRAGRGGSSAGRGVLSMSGLSYGVVRVDAENSLTSLTLQDCGQVMPSCKLTSGVSLETWEINTSTRRVIVVVKMEGLAYLCKTDEVGEICVLSGATGSGYWGLPGLTNTVFRVQPLDADGEPIGEEHYVRSGLLGFLGPGGLVFVCGSRDGLMTVTGRKHNMDDIIATVLAVEPMKFIYRGRIAVFSVRVLRDERICIVAEQRPDCGEEESFQWMSRVLQAVDSIHQVGIYCLALVQPNYLPKTPLGGIHLSECKRRFLEGTLHPANVLMCPHTCVTNLPKPREIHSDVGPASVIVGNLVQGNRLASAQGRDMGYTDDSDAARKYQFISQILRWRAQSTSDHVIFTLLNSKGAVSKVLTCAELHKKAERIGNLLLEKGRVNTGDHVALIFPPGLDLICAFYGCLYVGAVPVTIRPPHPQNLHTTLPTVRMIVDVSKATLVLSNQSVIKLLRSKEASNVLDSKAWPITLDTDDMPKKKLPILYRAPTAEMLAYLDFSVSTTGMLAGIKLSHAAVTSLCRSMKIACELYPSRHIALCLDPYCGLGFALWCLSSIYSGHHSILIPPSEVEINPALWLSAVSQYKVRDTFCSYGVMELCTKGLGSSVNQLKSKGINLACVRTCVVVAEERPRINLTNSFSKLFSALGLSPRAVSTSFGCRVNIAICLQGASSPEPSTVYVDLRALRNDRVSLVERGSPHSLCLMESGKLLPGVKVITANPETKGQCGDSHLGEIWVQSPHNASGYFTIYGDESDYADHFSAQLVTGNTGEVYARTGYLGFLRRTEISTTSVGGDDSSIMTRDSDTESLASACASMSGLTSADSHDTHDAVFVVGALDETIMLRGMRYHPIDIENSVMRCHKKIAECAVFTWTNLLVVVVELDGNDSEALNLVPLVTNTVLEEHHLIVGVVVVVDPGVVPINSRGEKQRMHLRDGFLSDQIDAIYIAYNM